One window from the genome of Glycine soja cultivar W05 chromosome 12, ASM419377v2, whole genome shotgun sequence encodes:
- the LOC114379412 gene encoding uncharacterized protein LOC114379412 — translation MSDERSKPWNIYPSSNPGPSQTGVDEEAPWKSLGTSMSAISFGFVATAILISMFLIMAIFEHLFKPTSQFSTPESMLRRYQIQDHPGKHGNAQSVPAASNFSVLMPGQQYPTYIAQPAPLLPSQREGVYWPSHDHHFVFN, via the exons aTGAGCGATGAAAGATCAAAGCCATGGAACATATATCCGTCCTCAAACCCTGGCCCATCACAAACAGGAGTTGATGAGGAAGCACCATGGAAAAGCTTAGGGACATCCATGAGTGCtatttcttttggttttgttgccACGGCCATTTTGATTTCAATGTTTCTTATAATGGCCATATTTGAACATTTGTTCAAACCCACCTCACAATTTTCCACGCCAGAATCTATGCTGCGACGCTATCAGATTCAGGACCACCCCGGAAAACATGGAAATGCACAATCA GTTCCAGCAGCATCTAATTTCTCAGTCTTAATGCCAGGGCAGCAGTATCCTACCTACATCGCCCAACCTGCTCCCCTGCTACCTTCTCAAAGGGAAGGGGTTTATTGGCCTTCTCATGATCATCactttgtatttaattaa